The proteins below are encoded in one region of Haloarcula marismortui ATCC 43049:
- the xseB gene encoding exodeoxyribonuclease VII small subunit, with translation MKDETIADKTDRLEQIIEQLENGDVALERANELHAEGTELIAELESELAVGDGEVIDR, from the coding sequence ATGAAAGACGAGACAATCGCCGACAAGACCGACCGACTTGAACAGATTATCGAACAGCTCGAAAACGGAGACGTCGCGCTGGAACGAGCGAACGAACTCCATGCTGAGGGCACGGAACTGATTGCTGAGTTGGAATCCGAGCTAGCTGTTGGGGATGGCGAGGTTATTGATCGCTGA